In one window of Pieris brassicae chromosome 10, ilPieBrab1.1, whole genome shotgun sequence DNA:
- the LOC123714936 gene encoding protein lethal(2)essential for life-like yields the protein MSLLPLLLDDLRPRRLMDQHFGLGLTPDDLLSVVAGPLASREYYRPWRHLAAATRDLGSSIKADKDKFQVNLDVQHFTPEEISVKTADGYIVVEGKHEEKKDQHGYISRQFTRRYALPEGCVPESVESRLSSDGVLTVIAPRKVPPAVQGERNVPIAQTGPVRKEVNDQANGDKAE from the coding sequence ATGTCTCTTTTACCTCTATTATTGGATGATTTGCGTCCCCGCCGTCTTATGGACCAACATTTCGGGCTGGGTTTGACTCCGGATGATCTTCTGAGCGTTGTCGCTGGTCCTCTCGCCTCCCGGGAGTACTACAGACCCTGGCGTCACCTGGCAGCCGCGACTCGCGACCTTGGCTCCAGCATCAAGGCGGACAAAGACAAATTCCAGGTGAATTTAGATGTCCAGCATTTCACTCCTGAGGAGATAAGCGTTAAGACAGCAGATGGGTACATCGTGGTAGAAGGAAAGCATGAAGAGAAGAAAGATCAACATGGATACATTTCTCGACAGTTTACTAGACGGTACGCGTTGCCAGAGGGCTGTGTTCCGGAGTCGGTTGAATCTCGTTTGTCATCTGATGGCGTGCTAACCGTTATTGCTCCAAGGAAGGTACCACCAGCAGTGCAGGGTGAAAGAAACGTACCAATTGCTCAAACGGGGCCAGTTCGGAAGGAGGTTAATGATCAGGCGAACGGTGACAAAGCTGAATAA